One Paraburkholderia sp. HP33-1 genomic region harbors:
- a CDS encoding alpha/beta fold hydrolase — translation MNSPTVSDDVAVVRHTHQTAPTQYVEANGIRFAYRRFGKPGGVPLVFNIHFTGTMDHWDPAVTDGVAADREVILFNNAGISSTSGEVPESIEEMAANAAAFIKALGLTTVDVLGFSMGGLIAQTLAIAEPALVRRVILVGTGPRSGEAMNSLTPEAQDIFGATYANPDDLWLRVHFSPSAASQAAGRRFLQRFRLRSEGRDPEANDKVAPAQLAALAKWGEPRANPFDYLRALKQPTLVVNGDHDVIIYSINSWILQQNLPNAQLIIYPDANHGSQYQYPERFVAHVREFLGERD, via the coding sequence ATGAACTCCCCGACCGTTTCAGACGACGTCGCAGTCGTCCGCCACACCCACCAGACCGCCCCGACCCAATACGTCGAGGCGAACGGCATCCGCTTCGCGTATCGCCGCTTCGGTAAGCCGGGCGGCGTGCCGCTTGTGTTCAACATCCACTTCACCGGCACGATGGATCACTGGGACCCGGCCGTGACCGACGGTGTCGCCGCGGATCGCGAAGTGATCCTGTTCAACAACGCCGGTATTTCAAGCACGTCCGGCGAGGTACCGGAATCGATCGAGGAGATGGCTGCGAATGCCGCCGCGTTCATCAAGGCGCTCGGCTTGACGACCGTCGACGTACTCGGCTTTTCGATGGGCGGCCTGATCGCGCAGACGCTGGCGATCGCTGAACCCGCGCTGGTGCGCCGCGTGATTCTGGTCGGCACCGGCCCACGCAGCGGCGAGGCGATGAACTCGCTGACGCCCGAAGCGCAGGACATTTTCGGCGCGACCTATGCAAACCCCGACGATCTATGGCTGCGCGTGCACTTCTCGCCGTCGGCGGCGAGCCAGGCAGCCGGGCGCCGTTTCCTGCAGCGCTTCCGTCTGCGCAGCGAAGGACGCGATCCCGAGGCCAACGACAAGGTCGCGCCGGCGCAGCTCGCCGCGCTCGCGAAATGGGGCGAGCCGCGCGCCAACCCGTTCGACTACCTGCGCGCGCTGAAGCAGCCGACGCTCGTCGTCAACGGCGATCACGACGTGATCATCTACTCGATCAACTCGTGGATCCTGCAGCAGAACCTGCCGAACGCGCAGTTGATCATCTACCCGGACGCGAACCACGGTTCGCAATATCAGTATCCCGAACGATTCGTCGCGCACGTACGCGAGTTCCTGGGCGAGCGCGACTGA